In one Saccharibacillus brassicae genomic region, the following are encoded:
- a CDS encoding PRD domain-containing protein: MKITQIINEHTVIAQEERSGEASYWIKRPEASEEGRLLFAVLEHAFETIERRFGIGAADVSVLTYRRFAEHLRTSVRRALRAETRASATDGTLGGLIRRHMPDCYACAGEIRADLERRCHARLPEDELLDLMLHVHKVVSSSAQRHA, from the coding sequence ATGAAAATCACACAAATCATTAACGAACATACGGTCATTGCGCAGGAAGAGCGCAGCGGGGAAGCGTCGTACTGGATCAAACGCCCTGAAGCAAGCGAAGAAGGGCGCCTGCTGTTCGCGGTGCTCGAACATGCTTTCGAGACGATCGAGCGGCGCTTCGGCATCGGAGCGGCCGACGTGTCGGTGCTGACGTACCGGCGCTTCGCGGAACATCTGCGCACTTCGGTGCGCCGCGCCCTGCGCGCGGAGACGCGCGCTTCGGCTACGGACGGAACGCTCGGCGGGCTGATCCGCCGGCATATGCCGGACTGTTACGCCTGCGCCGGCGAGATTCGCGCGGATCTGGAACGCCGCTGCCATGCCCGGCTGCCCGAGGACGAACTGCTCGATTTGATGCTGCATGTGCATAAAGTGGTCTCAAGCTCGGCGCAGCGTCACGCCTGA
- a CDS encoding nickel ABC transporter substrate-binding protein — protein MHKSKVWQKGMTGVILAAALLAGCSNGGGSPATSAAGSDSAKQEEKRITVAVSGDVGLDRMDAGAYDGSMNVHAMIYDGLVQYGAQGAIEPALAESWDISPDGKAYTFHLRRGVKFSDGSAFNADAVKFSFERWIHDPSNSLSVASALTSLETPDEHTVKMTFDRAYYPILTELTFARPVRILSPNAVEPAGDIKGKFVKPIGTGAWMADSYKTDQEAVLVRNRNYWGEQPKLSQIKLQVIPDPQSRVLALQNGSVDLAGGQLGRLPLESLPVIEGDDKLDLLKSAGTSSHFIVYNGKNEHLQQLNVRKAINLAIDKKSVVDDLMGGVGSEARGLFPPTVPYVTEKNSRGYGFDPEEAKRLLREAGYKDSDEDGTLDRGGVPLKLNFVLQQADFPEWKPMAELIQAELQQIGIAAELQVLEPNAYYDALWTTKAYDMIIYRTYDDAYNPHSFLSSLFHSTKEAPAVAWSDERLEQQIDAALASTDESARQTAYDDIFARLDEQAMYAAVYFPDDLFAVNKRVQHAEAGHTTFEPILWNRLDVTE, from the coding sequence ATGCATAAATCGAAAGTGTGGCAAAAAGGAATGACGGGCGTGATCCTGGCTGCGGCGCTGCTTGCGGGCTGCTCGAACGGAGGCGGATCGCCGGCGACTTCGGCGGCCGGGAGCGATTCCGCCAAGCAAGAAGAGAAAAGGATCACGGTGGCCGTCTCGGGCGACGTCGGGCTGGACCGGATGGACGCGGGCGCGTACGACGGGTCGATGAACGTGCATGCGATGATCTACGACGGGCTGGTCCAGTACGGCGCGCAGGGCGCGATCGAACCGGCACTCGCGGAATCGTGGGATATTTCGCCGGACGGCAAAGCGTACACGTTCCATCTGCGCCGGGGCGTGAAATTTTCCGACGGTTCGGCCTTCAACGCGGACGCGGTGAAGTTCTCGTTCGAGCGCTGGATTCACGATCCGTCCAATTCGCTGTCCGTCGCTTCGGCGCTGACGTCGCTTGAGACGCCGGACGAACATACGGTGAAGATGACGTTCGACCGGGCCTACTACCCGATCCTCACCGAGCTGACGTTCGCGCGTCCGGTGCGCATTCTGAGTCCGAACGCCGTCGAGCCGGCGGGCGATATCAAGGGCAAGTTCGTCAAGCCGATCGGAACCGGAGCCTGGATGGCCGACAGTTACAAAACGGATCAGGAAGCGGTGCTGGTCCGCAATCGCAATTACTGGGGCGAACAGCCGAAGTTGTCCCAAATCAAGCTCCAGGTCATTCCCGATCCGCAGTCGCGCGTGCTCGCGCTGCAAAACGGCAGCGTCGATCTCGCCGGCGGGCAGCTGGGCCGCCTGCCGCTCGAAAGCCTGCCCGTGATCGAAGGCGACGATAAGCTGGATCTGCTCAAGTCGGCGGGCACCAGCTCGCATTTCATCGTCTACAACGGGAAAAACGAGCACTTGCAGCAGTTGAACGTGCGCAAAGCGATCAATCTGGCGATCGACAAAAAAAGCGTCGTCGACGACCTGATGGGCGGCGTCGGCAGCGAAGCGCGCGGCTTGTTCCCGCCGACGGTGCCTTACGTGACGGAGAAGAACAGCCGCGGCTACGGCTTCGACCCGGAAGAAGCGAAGCGCCTGCTCCGCGAAGCGGGCTACAAGGACAGCGACGAAGACGGAACGCTCGACCGCGGCGGCGTGCCGCTCAAGCTGAACTTCGTGCTGCAGCAGGCCGATTTCCCGGAATGGAAACCGATGGCCGAGCTGATTCAGGCCGAGCTGCAGCAGATCGGGATCGCGGCCGAGCTGCAGGTGCTGGAGCCGAACGCGTATTACGACGCGCTGTGGACGACCAAAGCGTACGACATGATCATCTACCGGACGTACGACGACGCGTACAATCCGCACTCGTTCCTGTCTTCGCTGTTCCATTCGACGAAGGAAGCGCCGGCGGTCGCCTGGTCGGACGAGCGCTTGGAGCAGCAGATCGACGCGGCTCTCGCTTCGACGGACGAAAGCGCGCGGCAGACCGCGTACGACGACATTTTCGCAAGACTGGACGAACAGGCGATGTATGCGGCCGTTTATTTCCCGGATGACCTGTTCGCCGTCAACAAAAGGGTGCAGCATGCGGAAGCCGGCCACACGACATTCGAACCGATCTTGTGGAACCGATTGGACGTGACCGAATGA
- a CDS encoding SDR family oxidoreductase, whose amino-acid sequence MKTVQNQQVEGKVVLITGASSGIGESTARLLAANGAKVVLGARREERLQALAAEIRAEGGSVEYRKLDVTQSEDMEGFVRFAEEKFGRIDVIVNNAGVMPLSNLEEGKIEEWNRMIDVNIRGVLHGIAAALPVMRRQGGGHFVNIASIGAYEVTPTASVYCATKYAVRAISEGLRMETRREIRVTLVSPGVTESELADSISDEQARAAMREYRRIALPAQAIAEAIRYAISQPAGVDVNELVVRPSKDAV is encoded by the coding sequence ATGAAAACTGTACAAAATCAGCAGGTAGAAGGAAAAGTTGTTCTGATTACGGGGGCAAGCAGCGGGATCGGCGAATCGACGGCACGTTTGCTGGCCGCAAACGGAGCCAAAGTCGTGCTCGGAGCCCGACGCGAGGAACGTCTGCAAGCGCTGGCGGCGGAAATTCGCGCCGAAGGCGGGTCTGTCGAATATCGCAAACTTGACGTCACGCAGAGTGAAGACATGGAAGGCTTCGTGCGCTTTGCGGAAGAAAAGTTCGGCCGGATCGACGTGATCGTCAACAATGCCGGCGTTATGCCGCTATCCAATCTCGAGGAAGGCAAAATCGAAGAGTGGAACCGCATGATCGACGTCAATATTCGCGGCGTGCTGCATGGCATCGCGGCCGCGCTGCCTGTCATGCGCCGTCAGGGAGGCGGACATTTTGTCAATATCGCTTCGATCGGCGCTTATGAAGTTACGCCCACCGCTTCGGTCTACTGCGCCACCAAATATGCGGTGCGTGCGATCTCCGAAGGTCTTCGGATGGAGACGCGGCGCGAGATCCGGGTCACGCTCGTCTCTCCGGGCGTGACCGAATCGGAGCTTGCGGACAGCATCTCCGACGAACAGGCCCGCGCAGCCATGCGGGAATACCGCCGAATCGCGCTGCCCGCGCAGGCGATTGCCGAAGCGATCCGGTACGCGATCTCGCAGCCGGCGGGCGTGGACGTAAACGAATTGGTCGTACGGCCGAGCAAGGATGCCGTCTGA
- a CDS encoding exodeoxyribonuclease III: protein MKLISWNVNGLRAAVTKGFNEYFERQDADIFCVQETKLQEGQIRIEPTREYHQYWNYAVKKGYSGTAVFTKVRPLSVRYGMESDSEDEGRILTLEYDSFYLVNVYTPNAKRDLTRLPYRLEWEDRFRDYVTRLDAAKPVIVCGDLNVAHQEIDLKNARPNIGNSGFTDEERGKMTELLDAGFIDTFRYFYPDRAGAYSWWSYMMKVRERNIGWRIDYFLVSERLAPRLTDARIDSERLGSDHCPVVLEMASV, encoded by the coding sequence GTGAAATTGATTTCCTGGAACGTTAACGGCCTGCGGGCCGCAGTCACCAAAGGGTTCAACGAATATTTCGAACGGCAGGATGCCGACATTTTCTGCGTGCAGGAGACGAAGCTGCAGGAAGGGCAGATCCGGATTGAGCCTACCCGCGAGTATCATCAATATTGGAATTACGCGGTCAAGAAAGGGTATTCCGGCACGGCGGTATTCACCAAAGTCCGTCCGCTGTCCGTCCGGTACGGAATGGAGAGTGATTCGGAAGACGAAGGCCGGATCCTGACGCTGGAATACGATTCCTTTTACCTCGTGAACGTCTATACGCCGAACGCCAAGCGCGATCTGACCCGTCTGCCGTACCGGCTGGAATGGGAAGACCGCTTCCGCGATTACGTGACACGGCTGGACGCCGCCAAGCCGGTCATCGTCTGCGGCGATCTCAACGTGGCGCACCAGGAGATCGACCTGAAGAACGCCCGCCCGAATATCGGCAACTCCGGCTTTACGGACGAAGAACGCGGCAAAATGACCGAGCTGCTGGACGCCGGTTTCATCGACACGTTCCGGTACTTTTACCCGGACCGCGCAGGCGCCTACAGCTGGTGGTCTTATATGATGAAGGTACGCGAGCGCAACATCGGCTGGCGCATCGATTATTTCCTCGTGTCCGAGCGCCTGGCGCCGAGACTGACCGACGCGCGTATCGACTCCGAGAGGCTCGGAAGCGATCATTGCCCGGTCGTGTTGGAGATGGCGTCCGTTTGA
- a CDS encoding helix-turn-helix domain-containing protein yields the protein MFIGEKLKDIRLLYGYSRSDLAQILDVTEQSVWQYENNYNGPKLEVVNKMKDIFQVKTKYFYDSRSVKKVVNPSLIAYRSKEINSVSRTKYEAAHLEHIEGLLDLFEKYIVYPENKLLEIRDYSIHFIIQNEKKLERSDIIQHLALYVRECLNMNNQNNRLLFILEKNGAFIFEKSLGSEIGAYSIWSDQQRPIIMLGNQKKSAVRRNFDLAHELGHLLLHNQMDMSELTKSEHQIIEREANDFAAFFLMPPIEFEKDLDTVRKISNPNSYLELKQKWQVSIQAMANHAYRLNKMTYDQQRYFYASMNRMNYTVHEPLDHELKLVRPGKVLSSIRYIFEQKLASVEELIDFTLFDDLLLSKILGFEETFFQQYRREKESYNNVTVLERKLKIQ from the coding sequence ATGTTTATTGGAGAAAAACTGAAGGATATTCGTTTGTTGTATGGATATTCCCGAAGCGACTTGGCCCAAATTCTTGACGTAACCGAGCAATCCGTATGGCAATACGAGAACAATTATAATGGGCCCAAATTAGAAGTCGTGAACAAAATGAAAGATATATTCCAGGTTAAAACCAAATATTTTTATGATTCGAGATCAGTCAAGAAAGTCGTCAATCCAAGCCTGATCGCCTATCGATCCAAAGAAATCAATAGTGTGAGTCGCACCAAGTACGAAGCAGCTCATTTGGAGCATATAGAGGGATTGCTTGATCTTTTCGAAAAATATATCGTTTATCCCGAGAATAAACTTTTGGAGATTCGGGATTATTCAATCCATTTCATTATTCAAAACGAAAAAAAATTGGAAAGATCAGATATTATACAACATTTAGCGCTTTATGTTAGAGAATGCCTGAATATGAACAATCAAAATAACCGCTTGCTGTTTATTCTTGAGAAAAACGGAGCCTTTATTTTTGAAAAATCTTTGGGTAGTGAAATCGGTGCGTATAGCATATGGAGCGACCAACAACGACCGATCATCATGTTGGGAAATCAAAAAAAATCGGCTGTTCGAAGAAACTTTGATTTGGCACATGAATTGGGGCATTTGCTGCTGCATAACCAAATGGATATGAGTGAACTAACTAAATCGGAACATCAAATCATCGAGCGCGAAGCGAACGATTTTGCTGCTTTTTTCTTGATGCCTCCAATAGAATTTGAGAAAGATTTAGATACTGTGCGCAAAATATCCAATCCGAATTCCTACTTGGAATTAAAACAAAAATGGCAAGTTTCCATACAAGCCATGGCGAATCATGCTTATAGGCTAAATAAAATGACTTATGATCAACAGCGTTATTTTTACGCCTCCATGAATCGAATGAATTATACCGTACATGAACCGTTGGATCACGAATTGAAATTGGTTCGACCCGGAAAAGTTCTAAGTTCCATACGGTACATTTTCGAACAAAAACTTGCTTCGGTAGAAGAACTAATTGATTTCACTTTGTTTGATGACCTGTTGCTTTCTAAAATTTTAGGGTTTGAAGAAACTTTTTTTCAACAATACAGAAGAGAAAAAGAGTCTTATAACAATGTAACCGTCTTGGAAAGAAAACTGAAAATTCAATAG
- a CDS encoding ABC transporter ATP-binding protein, whose product MNVLEAVELTKVYEKRNGWNRGGARLNAPPAVSGLSLELRQGETLALVGESGCGKSTLARMLLKLEPPTAGRIRYRGTDITDWNFRQMREVRSRMQPVFQNSLASFDPAFTVEKIVGEPLRGARLERAAVVSRIAETLESVGLGSEYLRRYPSELSGGQQQRVGIARAIACEPEILVLDEPFSSLDYSLRKQAMRLLDGLKQRLGLSYLFITHDLSAVGTFCDRVSVMRRGEIVEQCPAAELQRGERHPYTRMLLDSIPVSHPALRNR is encoded by the coding sequence ATGAATGTGCTCGAAGCGGTCGAATTGACCAAAGTGTATGAAAAAAGAAACGGCTGGAACCGCGGCGGAGCGCGCTTGAACGCGCCGCCCGCGGTCAGCGGCCTGTCGCTCGAACTGCGGCAGGGAGAGACGCTGGCGCTCGTCGGCGAGAGCGGCTGCGGCAAAAGCACGCTGGCCCGCATGCTGCTGAAGCTGGAGCCGCCGACCGCGGGCCGTATCCGGTATCGGGGAACCGATATTACGGATTGGAATTTTCGGCAGATGCGCGAAGTGCGCAGCCGGATGCAGCCGGTGTTCCAGAACAGCCTCGCTTCGTTCGATCCGGCCTTTACGGTGGAGAAGATCGTGGGCGAGCCGCTTCGCGGCGCCCGATTGGAACGCGCAGCGGTTGTCAGCCGGATCGCCGAGACGCTGGAGTCGGTCGGTCTGGGGTCGGAGTATCTGCGCCGCTATCCGTCCGAACTTAGCGGCGGCCAGCAGCAGCGGGTCGGCATTGCAAGGGCGATCGCGTGCGAGCCGGAGATTCTTGTTCTGGACGAACCGTTCTCCAGCCTCGATTACAGCCTGCGCAAGCAGGCGATGCGGCTGCTGGACGGGTTGAAGCAGCGGCTCGGCTTGTCCTATTTGTTTATCACGCACGATCTGTCGGCCGTCGGCACGTTTTGCGACCGGGTCTCGGTCATGCGCCGGGGAGAGATCGTCGAACAGTGCCCGGCCGCGGAATTGCAGCGCGGCGAGCGTCATCCGTACACCCGCATGCTGCTGGATTCGATTCCGGTGTCGCACCCCGCATTGAGGAACAGATAA
- a CDS encoding stalk domain-containing protein, whose amino-acid sequence MNTKKWIAAAMVAGMTLSASAGAYAAANIETIKAQLNHGLGFVVNGQTYAPKDASGNSLDPIVYRDTTYLPVRALGEALNVPVTYDASAQKVVIGKSGSGSGPVVKPDPQASAGLVNVTYTAEQKQAAKKAFAAFDGFTTPYAPMQAVKGDVFRSVAAGGDSVTYVFDKMKVSIAPRDDSFGYDLTPVTLSNGVKGNWYKPAGTDMLTFPLGDRFVTIFSEKGTLSKAQIQQAAVHVAKASF is encoded by the coding sequence ATGAATACGAAAAAATGGATCGCAGCAGCAATGGTAGCCGGCATGACCCTTTCCGCTTCGGCAGGCGCATACGCCGCCGCGAATATCGAAACGATCAAAGCCCAACTCAATCACGGCCTCGGCTTCGTCGTGAACGGCCAGACTTACGCACCCAAGGACGCTTCGGGCAACAGCCTCGATCCTATCGTGTATCGCGATACGACATATTTGCCGGTTCGGGCTCTCGGCGAAGCGCTGAACGTGCCGGTCACGTACGATGCGTCTGCGCAAAAAGTCGTGATCGGCAAGTCCGGCAGCGGTTCGGGTCCGGTCGTCAAGCCGGATCCGCAAGCATCGGCCGGTCTCGTGAACGTCACGTATACGGCCGAGCAGAAGCAGGCGGCCAAAAAAGCGTTCGCGGCGTTCGACGGCTTCACAACGCCGTACGCGCCGATGCAGGCTGTCAAAGGCGACGTCTTCCGCAGCGTGGCGGCCGGCGGCGACTCCGTGACGTATGTGTTCGACAAGATGAAAGTGTCGATCGCGCCGCGCGACGATTCGTTCGGCTACGACTTGACGCCGGTCACGCTGTCCAACGGCGTCAAAGGGAACTGGTACAAGCCTGCCGGAACGGATATGCTGACGTTCCCGCTGGGCGATCGCTTCGTGACGATCTTCTCCGAAAAGGGTACGCTGAGCAAAGCCCAGATCCAGCAGGCTGCCGTGCACGTGGCGAAAGCTTCGTTCTAA
- a CDS encoding Atu4866 domain-containing protein, with the protein MHQSRIKPEVPEPLHDVGMWVTEDGRIRQELLPNGRYDEARGSRRSAYTGSYRIQGSRIVYVDDSGFTADGEFREDVLYHAGMIFYRQKQN; encoded by the coding sequence ATGCATCAAAGCCGGATCAAGCCAGAGGTGCCTGAGCCCCTGCATGATGTCGGGATGTGGGTCACGGAAGACGGCCGCATCCGTCAGGAACTTCTACCAAACGGGAGATACGACGAAGCGCGGGGCAGCCGCCGGAGTGCCTATACGGGGAGCTACCGCATTCAAGGCAGCCGAATCGTTTATGTGGACGACAGCGGGTTTACCGCGGACGGAGAGTTTCGGGAAGACGTTTTATATCATGCCGGCATGATTTTTTATCGACAAAAGCAGAACTGA
- a CDS encoding AraC family transcriptional regulator yields the protein MNTSISDAARTRAALDELARLIARFSNSDGIHATGFPALSIIRGSEKTAPLHTVYEPSICLVAQGRKWVMLGEETYGYGPSDYFAVSVGLPISGQVAEASPEQPYLAAQLHIDPQQVADLMPAKPAERGSYTSAGRGLCVSRAGTDMLDAFVRLLRLLETPHDLNVLAPMAAREILYRALHDEQNHALRQMLPGAGRAAAIAEVIRRIRQAYAEPLRIGELAGFAGMSPSSLHRYFREVTAMSPLQFQKRIRLQEARKMLLSEPVQAAEAAFRVGYESPSQFNREYVRLFGLPPLSDVRRLRSLPAQAALESRST from the coding sequence ATGAACACTTCGATTTCCGACGCTGCCCGCACCCGGGCAGCTCTGGACGAACTTGCCCGGCTGATTGCCCGATTCTCCAACAGCGACGGCATCCATGCCACCGGCTTCCCCGCGCTGTCGATCATTCGGGGCTCGGAAAAGACAGCTCCGCTGCATACGGTCTACGAGCCTTCGATCTGCCTCGTTGCCCAGGGGCGCAAATGGGTCATGCTCGGCGAAGAAACGTACGGCTACGGTCCGTCGGACTATTTCGCCGTGTCGGTCGGCCTGCCGATCTCCGGCCAGGTCGCCGAAGCTTCGCCCGAACAGCCTTACCTGGCCGCCCAACTGCATATTGATCCGCAGCAGGTAGCCGATCTGATGCCGGCCAAACCCGCGGAGCGGGGTTCGTATACGTCCGCAGGGCGCGGACTGTGCGTAAGCCGCGCGGGAACGGATATGCTGGACGCGTTCGTACGGCTGCTTCGGCTGCTGGAGACGCCGCACGACCTGAACGTCCTCGCCCCGATGGCCGCGCGCGAAATCCTGTACCGCGCCCTGCACGATGAACAAAACCATGCTTTGCGGCAGATGCTGCCGGGCGCCGGACGTGCCGCGGCCATTGCCGAAGTCATCCGCCGAATCCGGCAGGCCTACGCCGAGCCGCTGCGGATCGGGGAGCTGGCCGGATTCGCCGGCATGAGCCCTTCTTCGCTGCATCGGTATTTCCGTGAAGTCACGGCCATGAGCCCCCTCCAATTCCAGAAACGCATTCGCCTGCAGGAAGCCCGCAAAATGCTGCTGTCCGAACCGGTTCAGGCCGCCGAAGCGGCTTTTCGCGTAGGATACGAAAGTCCGTCGCAGTTCAACCGGGAATACGTGCGCTTGTTCGGCCTGCCGCCTCTGAGCGATGTCCGCCGGCTTCGTTCGCTGCCGGCGCAAGCTGCGCTTGAGAGCCGCAGCACCTGA
- a CDS encoding class I SAM-dependent methyltransferase, giving the protein MSKLQAISNYWTSGADGYDKVIHTQFKSRREVAFWQKRLQEGLGDRPAQQVLDVGTGPGFFSILLSRLGHHPQAVDASPGMVERAKRNVAEFGFPDVPVSLADAADLSAVPSGSFDAVVCRDVVWTLPDPYRAYAEWYRVLKPGGRLIVFDGNYLYEEDHSLPARVRYGFSWLLILATERRLRKRESRKRTVLSDLPFVQVLRPEEDERALAQAGFAAVTLRRDHLSAKELPLHHLKYGFQKGVRFMIVATKSEA; this is encoded by the coding sequence ATGAGCAAGCTGCAGGCGATCTCGAACTATTGGACGTCCGGCGCCGACGGCTACGACAAAGTGATCCATACGCAGTTCAAAAGCCGCCGGGAAGTCGCATTTTGGCAAAAAAGATTGCAGGAAGGGTTGGGCGATCGCCCGGCCCAGCAGGTGCTCGACGTCGGAACCGGACCGGGATTTTTCTCTATCCTGCTGTCCCGGCTCGGCCACCATCCCCAAGCGGTCGACGCTTCGCCGGGCATGGTGGAGCGGGCGAAGCGCAACGTGGCGGAGTTCGGGTTCCCCGACGTTCCGGTATCGCTCGCGGACGCGGCCGATTTGTCAGCCGTTCCGTCCGGCAGCTTCGACGCGGTCGTCTGCCGGGATGTCGTCTGGACGCTGCCCGATCCGTACCGCGCTTACGCGGAATGGTATCGGGTGCTGAAGCCCGGCGGCAGGCTGATCGTGTTCGACGGCAACTATTTGTACGAAGAAGACCATTCGCTGCCGGCCCGCGTGCGCTACGGGTTCTCCTGGCTGCTCATTCTGGCGACGGAGCGCCGTCTGCGCAAACGCGAAAGCCGCAAACGCACCGTGCTGAGCGATCTGCCGTTCGTGCAGGTGCTGCGCCCGGAAGAAGACGAGCGCGCGCTCGCGCAGGCCGGGTTTGCGGCAGTTACGCTTCGCCGCGATCATCTGTCCGCGAAGGAGCTGCCGCTGCACCATCTGAAATACGGCTTCCAAAAAGGCGTCCGGTTCATGATCGTGGCGACCAAGTCCGAGGCTTAG
- a CDS encoding methyl-accepting chemotaxis protein has product MNTNKRKIFGLRGKLYLIILVPLLVIGILIVAMSRSAVEQAALATMQKDTQRLAENTAAWLGTQSAAIQTIYEKGEDNEAYRTLREELANLRKQSGVLYVYMMNKTDAGWIYTVDGADWDDENYSPLGSEVVFDADVGGPLLAGQTANTAVVHNELFGSLFSSFTPIFDADGKAIGYLGVDVSANTLAEVTSITLADAYRVIIPVFAGVLLLSMLIMLLVVNRLLKQVSGIKRGLEQAAEGNLDISVPRITADQLGDIATLTEHMTSRVAGMIEQIKQGSQTLVQSAGHVEASSGTNRMQAEELTRAIREIAAGSTQQAEQTEQASLLTDRLGGMIDEVGSYVREFTDMSEHLGSVQGEVSREHEALLAKSRDNSRRTADLTAMSRELDEKSRLASSISGQLNNIVKQTQILSLNATIEASRAGEAGKGFAVVAGEMGNLASQSKDSILEIEKILSSFVEQVGRMNKHFETNRVSAQEQEAQISGCLETFGEVLKISGQVEHLAGRLDERTTSMQEARREVEQHMNDIAAATEQTSAMSEEVSASADEQQRSAEELSGIAQQLAELSNNLQSAAGQFRTRSVDSAERTQERTA; this is encoded by the coding sequence TTGAACACGAACAAACGCAAAATATTCGGGCTCCGCGGCAAGCTTTACCTGATTATTCTGGTGCCGCTTCTGGTTATCGGAATTCTTATTGTCGCAATGAGCCGCTCCGCAGTCGAACAGGCGGCGCTGGCTACCATGCAAAAAGATACGCAGCGGCTCGCCGAGAATACGGCCGCCTGGCTGGGCACGCAATCGGCAGCGATTCAAACCATTTACGAAAAGGGCGAAGACAACGAAGCCTACCGCACGCTCCGGGAAGAGCTCGCCAATCTGCGCAAGCAGTCGGGCGTTCTCTACGTGTATATGATGAACAAAACGGACGCGGGCTGGATTTATACGGTAGACGGCGCCGATTGGGACGACGAGAATTATTCGCCGCTCGGCTCGGAAGTCGTATTCGACGCGGACGTCGGGGGACCGTTGCTGGCCGGCCAAACGGCCAATACCGCTGTCGTACACAACGAGCTGTTCGGCAGTCTGTTCTCCTCGTTCACCCCGATCTTCGATGCCGACGGCAAAGCGATCGGGTATCTCGGGGTCGACGTCTCGGCGAATACGCTGGCCGAGGTCACGTCGATCACGCTGGCCGACGCTTATCGCGTCATCATTCCCGTATTCGCGGGCGTGCTGCTGCTCTCCATGCTGATCATGCTGCTGGTCGTCAACCGCCTGCTCAAGCAGGTATCCGGCATCAAGCGCGGTCTGGAACAAGCGGCCGAAGGCAATCTGGATATCTCGGTGCCCCGCATTACCGCAGACCAGCTCGGCGATATCGCCACGTTGACCGAGCATATGACTTCGCGGGTAGCGGGCATGATCGAACAGATCAAGCAGGGCTCGCAGACGCTCGTGCAATCGGCGGGCCACGTCGAAGCTTCTTCGGGCACGAACCGTATGCAGGCCGAAGAATTGACGCGGGCGATTCGCGAGATCGCTGCCGGGTCGACGCAGCAGGCCGAGCAGACGGAACAAGCTTCCCTGCTGACAGACCGGCTCGGCGGCATGATCGACGAAGTCGGCTCTTATGTCCGGGAGTTCACGGACATGTCCGAACATCTCGGCTCGGTGCAGGGCGAAGTCAGCCGAGAGCATGAAGCGCTGCTGGCGAAGAGCCGCGACAACTCGCGGCGGACGGCCGACCTGACCGCCATGTCGCGCGAGCTCGACGAGAAGTCCAGACTGGCTTCTTCGATCAGCGGACAGCTGAACAATATCGTCAAGCAGACCCAGATTCTGTCGCTCAACGCGACTATCGAAGCTTCCCGGGCCGGCGAAGCCGGCAAAGGCTTCGCTGTCGTCGCCGGCGAAATGGGCAATCTGGCCAGCCAGTCCAAAGACTCCATTCTGGAGATCGAAAAGATCCTGTCGTCTTTCGTCGAGCAGGTCGGACGCATGAACAAGCATTTCGAGACGAACCGAGTAAGCGCGCAGGAACAGGAAGCGCAAATTTCCGGCTGTCTGGAGACGTTCGGAGAAGTGCTGAAAATTTCCGGCCAGGTCGAACATTTGGCGGGCCGGCTCGACGAGCGGACGACCAGCATGCAGGAAGCGCGCCGCGAAGTCGAGCAGCATATGAACGATATCGCCGCAGCTACCGAGCAGACGTCGGCCATGAGCGAAGAAGTGTCGGCCAGCGCCGACGAGCAGCAGCGTTCCGCCGAAGAACTGAGCGGAATCGCACAGCAGCTCGCCGAGCTGTCGAACAATCTGCAATCGGCGGCGGGACAATTCCGGACCCGATCGGTCGATTCGGCCGAACGGACACAGGAACGTACGGCTTAA